A region from the Streptomyces tsukubensis genome encodes:
- a CDS encoding HAD-IA family hydrolase yields MPATTVDCDAVFFDLRDTLGDVDRPGHLALYRPSTEKLLDAMRELVGLRVGVITNLPADVSSEQGHRMIAEAVVSESNGSTVHLADILDPQGIVINHEARLDKPDPAIYHYAADQMHVPIERCLFVGENLIEVLAAQAAGMHGLLKPSPPGKEFQPAVITRQGESVEDSGRAFEEALEQEHLLGERIFGCGSRIVRGLEAVERAEDIPPGVYTAMGMFVYVLTNFADQAHLQAEEAIVPLAVARGMPPDAARWMFDQHDQARAYWEAIRVAWRRIQNGDPRDVAFAISDFRRCTESFVRLFRAHAVRENDELYPELGRRLTDADDATVLSIVHHTGPPDIGPYAAIVGAMEEALDTAGIEDAAAGGKA; encoded by the coding sequence ATGCCCGCCACCACCGTCGACTGCGACGCGGTCTTCTTCGACCTGCGCGACACCCTCGGCGACGTCGACCGGCCCGGCCATCTCGCCCTCTACCGGCCCAGCACCGAGAAGCTGCTCGACGCCATGCGGGAACTCGTGGGGCTGCGGGTCGGGGTGATCACCAATTTGCCCGCGGACGTCAGCTCCGAGCAGGGGCACCGGATGATCGCCGAGGCCGTCGTCAGCGAGAGCAACGGCAGCACCGTCCATCTTGCCGACATCCTCGACCCGCAGGGCATCGTGATCAACCACGAGGCCCGGCTCGACAAGCCCGACCCCGCCATCTACCACTACGCCGCCGATCAGATGCATGTGCCCATCGAACGCTGTCTGTTCGTCGGGGAGAACCTCATCGAGGTCCTCGCCGCCCAGGCCGCGGGGATGCACGGTCTGCTGAAGCCGTCGCCGCCCGGCAAGGAGTTCCAGCCCGCGGTGATCACCCGGCAGGGCGAGTCCGTCGAGGACAGCGGGCGTGCCTTCGAGGAGGCCCTCGAACAGGAGCACCTCCTCGGGGAGCGGATCTTCGGATGCGGCAGCCGGATCGTGCGCGGGCTGGAGGCGGTGGAGCGGGCGGAGGACATTCCGCCGGGGGTGTACACCGCGATGGGGATGTTCGTGTACGTCCTCACCAACTTCGCCGACCAGGCGCATCTGCAGGCCGAGGAGGCGATCGTGCCGCTGGCCGTCGCCCGCGGGATGCCGCCCGACGCCGCCCGCTGGATGTTCGACCAGCACGACCAGGCCCGCGCCTACTGGGAGGCGATCCGGGTCGCGTGGCGGCGTATCCAGAACGGCGACCCCCGTGACGTGGCCTTCGCGATCTCCGACTTCCGCCGCTGCACGGAGAGCTTCGTCCGGCTCTTCCGGGCGCACGCGGTACGGGAGAACGACGAGCTGTATCCGGAACTGGGCCGCCGTCTCACGGACGCGGACGACGCGACCGTGCTCTCCATCGTCCACCACACCGGCCCGCCGGACATCGGACCGTATGCGGCGATCGTCGGCGCCATGGAGGAGGCCCTCGACACCGCGGGCATCGAGGACGCCGCGGCCGGCGGAAAGGCATGA
- a CDS encoding response regulator has product MNGGPPAEDRGAVRVLVVDDQELVREGIASLLGVQPGVTVVATAGDGPGAVEAAVTHRPDVALVDVRMPGVDGIDTAAALAARVPSCRVVMLTTFDDREYVARALRAGAVGYLLKNLPSAELARAVHLARAGIAQLDTSVLAGLATAPAPPAPVLPAGTLTEREVHVLRLLAGGSTNREIAARLFLSEGTVKNHISRILGRLHLRDRTQAALYARDHGLL; this is encoded by the coding sequence ATGAACGGCGGGCCGCCCGCCGAGGACCGAGGTGCGGTACGGGTCCTGGTCGTCGACGATCAGGAGCTGGTACGGGAGGGGATCGCATCGCTGCTGGGCGTCCAGCCGGGCGTCACCGTGGTGGCGACCGCGGGCGACGGTCCCGGGGCCGTGGAGGCGGCCGTCACCCATCGGCCGGACGTGGCGCTGGTCGATGTCCGGATGCCGGGCGTGGACGGTATCGACACCGCCGCCGCGCTCGCCGCGCGGGTGCCGTCCTGCCGGGTCGTCATGCTGACCACCTTCGACGACCGGGAGTACGTCGCCCGCGCGCTCCGGGCGGGAGCCGTCGGCTATCTGCTGAAGAACCTGCCGTCCGCCGAACTCGCCCGCGCCGTACACCTCGCCCGCGCCGGGATCGCCCAGCTGGACACCTCGGTACTGGCAGGCCTCGCCACCGCCCCGGCGCCCCCCGCTCCGGTGTTGCCCGCGGGGACCCTGACCGAACGCGAGGTGCATGTCCTGCGCCTGCTGGCGGGCGGCTCGACCAACCGCGAGATCGCGGCCCGGCTCTTCCTCAGCGAGGGCACGGTCAAGAACCACATCTCCCGCATCCTCGGCCGCCTGCACCTGCGCGACCGTACCCAGGCGGCGTTGTACGCCCGCGATCACGGCCTGCTGTGA
- a CDS encoding acyl-CoA dehydrogenase family protein has protein sequence MHLDHTPEQQQLRDELRTYFRTVVPDDARARFADPAEQKRYYRRTVRRLGADGWLGVGWPQEYGGRGLSAFAQFIFFDEAARAGVPLPLMALNTVGPTLMRYGTDEQKTYFLPRILSGEIDFAIGYSEPDAGTDLAALRTRAVREGDEETGTYTVNGQKIWTTNGDTADWVWLAVRTDPEAPPHRGITMLLVPTTDPGYSCTPITTLASHDTTASFYEDVRVPASRRVGPENGGWRLITNQLNHERVTLAAHGVMAIRALHDVQRWAADTELADGRRVIDLGWVRGRLARTHTRLDALKLLNWRMVGAVEDGSLTPQDASAVKVYGSEARRDAYAWLMEIVAAAGPLKEGSAGAVLRGDLERGYRSAVIFTFGGGNNEIQREIISWLGLGMPRVRR, from the coding sequence GTGCACCTCGACCACACGCCCGAGCAGCAGCAGTTGCGCGACGAGCTGCGCACGTACTTCCGCACCGTCGTCCCGGACGACGCCCGCGCCCGGTTCGCGGATCCCGCCGAGCAGAAGCGGTACTACCGCAGGACCGTCCGCCGGCTCGGTGCCGACGGGTGGCTCGGTGTCGGCTGGCCGCAGGAGTACGGCGGCCGGGGGCTCAGCGCCTTCGCCCAGTTCATCTTCTTCGACGAGGCCGCACGAGCGGGCGTACCGCTGCCGCTGATGGCACTGAACACCGTCGGGCCGACCCTGATGCGGTACGGGACCGACGAGCAGAAGACGTACTTCCTCCCCCGGATCCTCTCCGGCGAGATCGACTTCGCCATCGGCTACAGCGAACCGGACGCCGGGACCGATCTGGCCGCGCTCAGGACCCGGGCGGTACGGGAGGGCGACGAGGAGACCGGAACGTACACCGTCAACGGGCAGAAGATCTGGACGACGAACGGCGACACCGCCGACTGGGTGTGGCTCGCGGTCCGGACCGATCCGGAGGCCCCGCCGCACCGGGGCATCACGATGCTGCTGGTCCCGACCACGGACCCCGGCTACTCGTGCACCCCCATCACCACCCTCGCCTCGCACGACACCACCGCCAGTTTCTACGAGGACGTAAGGGTCCCCGCGAGCCGCCGCGTCGGCCCCGAGAACGGCGGCTGGCGGCTCATCACCAATCAGCTCAACCATGAACGCGTCACCCTCGCCGCCCACGGCGTCATGGCGATCCGCGCCCTGCACGACGTCCAGCGCTGGGCGGCGGACACCGAACTCGCCGACGGACGGCGGGTGATCGACCTCGGCTGGGTCCGCGGCCGGCTCGCCCGCACTCACACCAGGCTGGACGCGCTGAAACTCCTCAACTGGCGGATGGTGGGGGCCGTCGAGGACGGCAGCCTCACCCCGCAGGACGCCTCCGCCGTCAAGGTGTACGGCTCCGAGGCCCGCCGCGACGCCTACGCCTGGCTGATGGAGATCGTCGCCGCGGCGGGACCGCTCAAGGAGGGCTCGGCCGGAGCCGTACTCCGCGGCGACCTGGAACGCGGCTACCGCTCGGCCGTCATCTTCACCTTCGGCGGCGGAAACAACGAGATCCAGCGCGAGATCATCTCCTGGCTGGGACTCGGCATGCCCCGGGTCCGCCGCTGA
- a CDS encoding gluconate 2-dehydrogenase subunit 3 family protein codes for MTMWLLRPPDTGFFDKEQRRAVEVLFDAVLPGGPKRPGADDADAAEYVDRLLAMGPGTHPEIPSWRAAYPVLLAALDTAARQANGGRGVPDLDRPEATALLRGLAAGTLPEWPADALAQPAAFTLLRAHCIEGCFGDPRWGGNRASVIWRWYGYLTPAAPFARPSPTAADGARPGEES; via the coding sequence ATGACCATGTGGCTCCTGCGACCGCCCGACACCGGATTCTTCGACAAGGAGCAGCGGCGTGCCGTGGAGGTGCTCTTCGACGCGGTCCTGCCCGGCGGGCCGAAGCGTCCCGGCGCGGACGACGCCGACGCCGCCGAGTACGTCGACCGGCTCCTGGCCATGGGGCCGGGCACGCACCCCGAGATCCCGTCCTGGCGCGCCGCCTACCCCGTACTGCTCGCCGCTCTCGACACGGCCGCCCGGCAGGCGAACGGCGGACGCGGCGTCCCCGATCTCGACCGCCCCGAGGCCACCGCGCTGCTGCGCGGACTCGCGGCCGGGACCCTGCCGGAGTGGCCCGCGGACGCCCTCGCCCAGCCGGCCGCATTCACCCTGCTGCGGGCCCACTGCATCGAGGGCTGCTTCGGCGATCCGCGCTGGGGCGGCAATCGTGCATCGGTGATCTGGCGCTGGTACGGATACCTCACCCCGGCCGCTCCGTTCGCCCGCCCCTCCCCCACCGCCGCGGACGGCGCCCGGCCCGGGGAGGAGTCATGA
- a CDS encoding sensor histidine kinase: MTSPPTVVPWIPPVLYGTVLSGGLYHAAVSDGPVHLGRTAGFATGLVLLLGIEAVERRHRPPTVPTAPARLAAALLAVRLALFAAVAVLDASGVSRALFVLVPFTARLALGRRAGLVSAAGCAALLVGGCTVWVPGWWVRPDYVSDLLMLGLGLALALSMASVAVREQQGRARLEGVLAELAASHERLSHYALRVAELSTAAERNRVARDIHDSLGHHLTAIAVQLEKAEVFRDRDPQASAQAVSDARWSAGRALTEVRESVGALREARPFSLDRALSDLARHLGDDRLTVTLHTTGDEAGYDAGSLTALYRSAQEALTNAWRHGRATRIDVTADYGESTARLTVTDNGRGFAGTPAGRADGSGFGIRGLRERVELLGGSVDIGARPAAGTVVTVTVPRVPPAPVSTG, from the coding sequence ATGACTTCACCGCCGACCGTCGTACCGTGGATCCCGCCCGTGCTGTACGGGACGGTTCTGTCCGGCGGGCTCTACCACGCGGCCGTTTCGGACGGGCCCGTGCACCTCGGCCGGACCGCGGGCTTCGCCACGGGGCTGGTCCTGCTGCTCGGCATCGAAGCCGTCGAACGGCGCCACCGGCCACCCACCGTTCCCACCGCCCCCGCCCGCCTCGCGGCGGCCCTGCTGGCCGTCCGTCTCGCCCTGTTCGCGGCCGTCGCCGTACTGGATGCTTCGGGCGTATCCCGGGCCCTGTTCGTCCTGGTGCCGTTCACCGCCCGGCTCGCCCTCGGCCGGCGGGCCGGGCTGGTGTCCGCCGCGGGGTGTGCCGCCCTGCTGGTCGGCGGCTGCACGGTCTGGGTGCCCGGATGGTGGGTCCGGCCCGATTACGTCTCCGACCTGCTGATGCTCGGTCTGGGGCTGGCACTGGCCTTGTCCATGGCGTCCGTCGCCGTACGGGAGCAGCAGGGGCGGGCACGGCTGGAAGGTGTGCTGGCGGAGCTGGCGGCCTCGCACGAGCGGCTGTCGCACTACGCCCTGCGGGTGGCGGAGCTGTCCACGGCCGCCGAGCGCAACCGGGTGGCCCGGGATATCCACGACAGCCTCGGACACCATCTCACCGCGATAGCGGTCCAGTTGGAGAAGGCGGAGGTGTTCCGGGACCGGGACCCGCAGGCCTCGGCGCAAGCCGTTTCGGACGCCCGCTGGTCGGCGGGGCGGGCGCTCACGGAGGTCCGTGAGTCGGTCGGCGCGCTGCGCGAGGCCCGGCCCTTCTCCCTCGACCGGGCGCTCTCGGACCTGGCCCGCCATCTGGGCGACGACCGGCTGACCGTGACGCTCCACACCACCGGTGACGAAGCCGGTTACGACGCCGGTTCCCTCACCGCGCTGTACCGGTCGGCGCAGGAGGCGCTCACCAACGCCTGGCGGCACGGCCGGGCGACCCGTATCGACGTCACCGCCGACTACGGCGAGTCCACGGCCCGTCTCACCGTCACGGACAACGGCCGGGGCTTCGCCGGGACCCCGGCCGGGCGTGCCGACGGCTCCGGATTCGGCATCCGCGGTCTGCGGGAGCGGGTCGAACTCCTCGGCGGAAGCGTGGACATCGGCGCCCGTCCGGCCGCCGGGACGGTGGTCACGGTCACCGTCCCGCGCGTACCGCCCGCCCCGGTGAGCACCGGATGA
- a CDS encoding enoyl-CoA hydratase/isomerase family protein — translation MAHDEVDPAPVLLRTEGRAAYLTLNRPRAINALTRGMVRDLAAALDRFDDDPAVAVIVLTGAGERGLCAGGDIRAIHADAVAGGREAFAFWRDEYRLNARIARLRTPYVAVMDGIVMGGGVGVSAHGSVRIVTERSAVGMPETGIGFVPDVGGTYLLARAPGETGTHLGLTGLPVGAADAILCGLADHYVPSDDLAAFTAELAGADVHDAVRRYARPAPEGELAAQREWIDTCYSAGSVEEIVHRLLTHGAPAAKEAAETILTRSPTSLKVTLTALRRARALDSLEKVLEQEYRVSCATFGSPDLAEGIRAQVVDKDRNPRWSPARLEDVEAGTVARFFRAGAEGGGLGLVERGV, via the coding sequence ATGGCCCACGACGAGGTGGACCCCGCGCCCGTACTGCTCCGCACGGAGGGCCGCGCCGCGTACCTCACCCTGAACCGGCCGCGGGCCATCAACGCCCTCACCCGTGGCATGGTCCGTGACCTGGCCGCCGCGCTCGACCGCTTCGACGACGACCCTGCGGTGGCGGTGATCGTCCTGACGGGCGCCGGGGAGCGGGGCCTGTGCGCGGGCGGCGACATCCGCGCGATCCACGCGGACGCGGTCGCGGGCGGCCGGGAAGCCTTCGCGTTCTGGCGCGACGAGTACCGGCTGAACGCGAGGATCGCGCGCCTGCGGACGCCGTACGTGGCGGTGATGGACGGCATCGTGATGGGCGGCGGGGTCGGGGTGTCGGCCCACGGTTCGGTACGGATCGTCACCGAGCGGTCGGCGGTCGGAATGCCGGAGACGGGCATCGGCTTCGTCCCGGATGTCGGCGGTACGTATCTGCTGGCGCGGGCCCCGGGCGAGACGGGCACGCATCTCGGCCTGACGGGCCTCCCGGTCGGCGCGGCGGACGCGATCCTGTGCGGCCTGGCGGACCACTACGTCCCGTCGGACGACCTGGCGGCGTTCACGGCGGAGCTGGCCGGGGCGGACGTCCACGATGCGGTACGCCGGTACGCCCGCCCGGCCCCGGAGGGCGAACTCGCGGCGCAGCGGGAGTGGATCGACACCTGCTATTCCGCAGGTTCGGTGGAGGAGATCGTGCACCGCCTGCTGACGCACGGCGCGCCTGCGGCGAAGGAAGCGGCGGAGACGATCCTCACGCGGTCGCCGACGTCGCTGAAGGTCACGCTCACGGCGCTGCGCCGGGCGCGGGCGCTGGATTCGCTGGAGAAGGTGCTGGAACAGGAGTACCGGGTGTCGTGCGCGACGTTCGGCTCCCCGGACTTGGCGGAGGGCATCCGCGCCCAGGTCGTCGACAAGGACCGCAACCCGAGGTGGTCTCCGGCGAGGCTGGAGGATGTGGAGGCGGGGACGGTGGCGCGTTTCTTCAGGGCGGGGGCCGAGGGCGGTGGTTTGGGGTTGGTGGAGCGGGGCGTGTAG
- a CDS encoding GMC oxidoreductase, with product MTATPTAPGGYDAIVVGAGAGGGTAARVLTARGRRVAVLEKGPLPVADEFLPYDELHFHTHKTLIPHRDTDPNIYMAGPAQDRPTPVERWWNVNMVGGATTVWDANVPRYTEEDFSVLDHLHDVPPDASMVNWPWTYREFEPWFERAEYEWGVSGRARQSPAQEPIRSGYDYPMPPLRPHAAVPFLTEAFGRAGMQPYLGPRAINSRVYDGRPACSFCGFNQFFGCGLNSRASALNTVLQRALATGRCDLMTGHCVTRIVHEDGRVRGVMYRDEPGGPERFLGASQVLVSVQTIESARLFLVSEVPDPNRMIGHYLTYHTHGNAELTLPLQPVWTGNGAQQPSTAIGSLQLRDLYVVDDPATPVTKAGKFSVYDPYTCVPPVRLVKGAALGPGHGSLWGEELYTYLDELRHQGGVYFSFTGEAMSLYDNRVELDPDVTDPWGMPAARIWYRHHDYDLAAARYAIDRVVQVMQDAGGELRGYDVPGAENPGYGHVQGTLRAGTDPGASVLDENCQSHTVSGLYALDCAFMPTAGASNPTLTLLANAYRVCERLPYPD from the coding sequence ATGACCGCCACCCCGACCGCACCCGGCGGATACGACGCGATCGTCGTCGGCGCGGGTGCGGGCGGCGGCACCGCGGCCCGGGTGCTCACCGCGCGAGGGCGCCGGGTCGCCGTGCTGGAGAAGGGCCCGCTTCCCGTGGCCGACGAGTTCCTCCCGTACGACGAACTCCACTTCCACACCCACAAGACGCTGATCCCGCACCGCGACACCGACCCCAACATCTATATGGCCGGGCCCGCGCAGGACCGGCCCACCCCGGTGGAGCGCTGGTGGAACGTGAACATGGTCGGCGGCGCGACGACCGTATGGGACGCCAATGTGCCCCGCTACACCGAGGAGGACTTCAGCGTCCTCGACCATCTGCACGACGTACCACCCGACGCGTCCATGGTGAACTGGCCGTGGACCTATCGGGAGTTCGAGCCGTGGTTCGAGCGGGCCGAGTACGAGTGGGGCGTCTCCGGGCGGGCCCGGCAGTCCCCGGCGCAGGAGCCGATCCGGTCCGGCTACGACTACCCGATGCCGCCGCTGCGCCCCCACGCGGCCGTGCCGTTCCTGACCGAGGCGTTCGGCCGCGCCGGGATGCAGCCCTATCTCGGCCCCCGGGCGATCAACTCCCGGGTGTACGACGGCCGCCCGGCCTGCTCGTTCTGCGGTTTCAACCAGTTCTTCGGCTGCGGGCTCAATTCCCGGGCCTCGGCGCTGAACACCGTGCTCCAGCGCGCCCTGGCCACCGGCCGGTGCGATCTGATGACCGGCCACTGCGTGACCCGGATCGTGCACGAGGACGGCCGGGTGCGCGGGGTGATGTACCGGGACGAGCCGGGCGGTCCGGAGCGGTTCCTGGGCGCGTCCCAGGTGCTGGTGTCCGTGCAGACCATCGAGTCGGCGCGGCTGTTCCTGGTGTCGGAGGTGCCCGACCCGAACCGGATGATCGGCCACTATCTGACGTACCACACCCATGGGAACGCGGAGCTGACGCTGCCGCTGCAGCCCGTGTGGACGGGCAACGGCGCCCAGCAGCCGTCGACCGCGATCGGCTCCCTCCAGCTGCGTGATCTGTACGTGGTCGACGATCCGGCCACCCCGGTCACCAAGGCCGGGAAGTTCTCCGTCTACGACCCCTACACCTGCGTACCGCCGGTCCGGCTGGTCAAAGGCGCTGCGCTCGGGCCGGGGCACGGCAGTCTGTGGGGCGAGGAGCTGTACACGTATCTGGACGAGCTGCGGCACCAGGGCGGTGTGTACTTCTCCTTCACGGGTGAGGCGATGTCCCTGTACGACAACCGGGTCGAGCTCGACCCCGATGTCACCGACCCATGGGGCATGCCCGCCGCCCGGATCTGGTACCGGCACCACGACTACGATCTCGCCGCCGCCCGCTACGCCATCGACCGCGTGGTGCAGGTGATGCAGGACGCGGGCGGCGAGCTGCGCGGCTACGACGTACCCGGCGCAGAGAACCCCGGCTACGGGCATGTCCAGGGCACACTGCGCGCCGGCACCGACCCCGGTGCCTCGGTGCTCGACGAGAACTGCCAGTCGCACACCGTCTCCGGCCTGTACGCCCTCGACTGCGCTTTCATGCCGACCGCGGGCGCCTCGAACCCCACCCTGACGCTGCTCGCCAACGCCTACCGGGTGTGCGAGCGGCTCCCGTACCCCGACTGA
- a CDS encoding glycoside hydrolase family 18 protein: MFRRTSAFLATALLASLIAGPTTAHADDDDNRRLPGHRVAYFTGWSVYSGFSAKKVQDSGQAAKLTVINYAFGNISPEGTCFEDNLADQADAWADYQRPISAADSVDGVADAWDQPLKGSFNQLRKLKAKNPHLKAVISIGGWGWSKYFSDVAATDAARKKFVASCVDLYIKGNLPQLGSPEGGPGSGAGVFDGIDLDWEHPGGDGLPDNSVRPEDGRNFTLLLAEFRRQLDALGDGPRGRHLLTAAVAANTDIADRLELRKVARQVDYLNLMTYTMHGSWEPLGPTNHQANLYTDPADPSGVDYSYSADRVVRHYLAGGLPAHKAVLGVPSWGYGWTGVPAGAKNGLYQPATGMSPRGGGQLPYKAIKDLPGAVHTDRKHGAAWKYDGTEFWTYDTPATAAQKARYTQRKGLGGVMVWSLDGDDAQGSLIAALDRGLRR; encoded by the coding sequence ATGTTCAGACGCACCTCCGCGTTCCTGGCGACGGCTCTGCTCGCCTCGCTCATCGCGGGCCCTACCACCGCTCACGCCGATGACGACGACAACCGCCGACTGCCCGGCCACCGTGTGGCCTACTTCACCGGATGGAGCGTCTACAGCGGCTTCTCCGCCAAGAAGGTCCAGGACTCGGGCCAGGCGGCGAAGCTGACCGTGATCAACTATGCCTTCGGCAATATCTCCCCCGAGGGCACCTGCTTCGAGGACAACCTGGCCGACCAGGCCGACGCCTGGGCCGACTACCAGCGGCCGATCAGTGCTGCCGACTCGGTGGACGGCGTCGCCGACGCCTGGGACCAGCCGCTGAAAGGCAGCTTCAACCAGCTCCGGAAGCTGAAGGCGAAGAACCCCCACCTCAAGGCCGTCATTTCGATCGGCGGCTGGGGCTGGTCCAAGTACTTCTCGGACGTGGCCGCCACTGACGCCGCGCGCAAGAAGTTCGTGGCCTCCTGTGTCGACCTCTACATCAAGGGCAACCTGCCGCAGCTGGGCTCGCCGGAGGGCGGCCCGGGCAGCGGCGCGGGCGTCTTCGACGGTATCGACCTCGACTGGGAGCACCCGGGCGGCGACGGTCTGCCGGACAACTCGGTGCGCCCCGAGGACGGCCGCAACTTCACCCTGCTGCTGGCCGAGTTCCGGCGGCAGCTGGACGCGCTGGGCGACGGGCCGCGGGGGCGCCACCTGCTGACGGCGGCCGTCGCCGCCAACACCGATATCGCGGACCGGCTGGAGCTGCGGAAGGTCGCCCGCCAGGTGGACTACCTCAACCTGATGACCTACACCATGCACGGCTCCTGGGAGCCGCTGGGCCCGACCAACCACCAGGCGAACCTCTACACCGACCCGGCCGACCCCTCCGGCGTCGACTACAGCTACAGCGCGGACCGGGTGGTGCGGCACTACCTGGCCGGCGGCCTCCCGGCCCACAAGGCGGTGCTCGGGGTGCCGTCCTGGGGCTACGGCTGGACGGGAGTGCCCGCCGGGGCGAAGAACGGCCTCTACCAGCCCGCCACCGGCATGTCCCCGCGCGGCGGCGGCCAGCTGCCCTACAAGGCCATCAAGGACCTGCCCGGCGCCGTGCACACCGACCGCAAGCACGGCGCGGCCTGGAAGTACGACGGCACCGAGTTCTGGACGTACGACACCCCGGCCACCGCCGCCCAGAAGGCCCGCTACACCCAGCGGAAGGGTCTCGGCGGCGTGATGGTCTGGTCCCTGGACGGGGATGACGCCCAGGGTTCGCTGATCGCCGCGCTGGACCGCGGTCTGCGGCGCTGA
- a CDS encoding class I SAM-dependent methyltransferase, protein MTGYDVLAEVYEWLISDAKLPPAEFAASYDHVLGLLPSNAYVLDCSCGTGQLAVGLAGRGMQVVATDASAAMVRRTAELSEEFRASVRAVQADWEELPDHFQDNTFDMVFCVGNSLHHAAGATGRGAALESMSRLLRPGGRLVLTSRTWELVRARGSRLEISDRLVRRNGRDAVVVYRWEIAPHWEEEHHIEIAIAQVDATGLVLVRSELLSCWPYRYEELEVELHRVGLRTELSTFDLEAENYMVVASKV, encoded by the coding sequence GTGACAGGCTACGACGTGCTTGCCGAGGTGTACGAATGGCTTATCTCGGATGCAAAGTTGCCTCCAGCCGAATTTGCTGCGTCGTACGACCACGTCCTCGGTCTCCTGCCGTCGAACGCTTACGTCCTCGACTGTTCGTGCGGAACCGGACAGTTGGCGGTTGGCCTCGCCGGTCGTGGCATGCAGGTTGTCGCAACTGACGCCAGCGCGGCGATGGTTCGTCGGACTGCGGAGCTGTCCGAGGAGTTCAGGGCGTCCGTCCGGGCCGTACAGGCGGACTGGGAAGAATTGCCCGACCATTTCCAGGACAACACGTTCGACATGGTGTTCTGCGTCGGCAACTCGCTTCACCATGCAGCGGGCGCGACAGGCAGGGGCGCTGCTCTGGAGTCGATGTCACGGCTTCTGCGCCCCGGCGGGCGCTTGGTACTCACATCCCGCACTTGGGAACTAGTGAGGGCCAGGGGTTCCCGGCTGGAGATCAGTGACCGACTCGTCCGCCGGAACGGTCGCGATGCCGTCGTGGTCTACCGCTGGGAGATTGCGCCGCATTGGGAGGAGGAGCATCACATCGAGATTGCGATCGCGCAAGTTGATGCGACCGGGTTGGTTCTTGTCCGCTCCGAACTGCTGTCCTGCTGGCCCTACCGGTACGAGGAACTCGAAGTCGAGCTGCACCGGGTCGGACTCCGAACGGAACTGAGCACATTCGATCTTGAGGCCGAGAACTACATGGTGGTCGCAAGCAAGGTGTAA